In Terriglobus sp. TAA 43, a single window of DNA contains:
- a CDS encoding SIS domain-containing protein, whose amino-acid sequence MKTSRQIAIETIACELRGLESLREAFAGPLGDAFARAVDVISDAPGRVIVTGVGKSGHIARKIAATLASTGKPAHFVHPSDASHGDLGMIRENDVVFALSWSGESSELSDIVAHSRRFNVSLIVSTGNANSTLAKAADVLLALPQCEEACSDLMAPTTSTTMQLALGDALVTALVNKTNFSGEDFHALHPGGRLGARLLRVRALMHTGHEIPLLHENATLSDAIVRMTSGRFGITGVVDAEEKLVGSITDGDLRRAFSQGFHDRPAKGVMGRAPRITVPDEFAHRALARMNADSITSLFVVEDSRVIGILHIHDLLRAGLV is encoded by the coding sequence ATGAAGACTTCTCGGCAAATTGCGATAGAGACGATTGCCTGCGAACTTCGCGGTCTTGAGTCATTGCGCGAAGCGTTTGCAGGTCCGTTGGGTGATGCATTTGCGCGTGCGGTGGATGTGATTTCCGACGCGCCGGGACGCGTGATTGTTACCGGCGTGGGCAAAAGCGGCCACATCGCGCGGAAGATTGCAGCCACGCTTGCTTCTACAGGGAAGCCTGCACACTTTGTGCATCCTTCGGACGCGAGTCATGGCGACTTGGGCATGATCCGCGAGAACGATGTTGTGTTCGCGCTATCGTGGTCTGGTGAGTCGTCAGAACTATCCGATATCGTGGCGCATTCGCGGCGATTCAACGTTTCGTTGATCGTCAGTACAGGCAACGCAAACAGCACGCTGGCGAAGGCGGCGGATGTGCTCCTGGCATTGCCGCAGTGCGAAGAAGCATGTTCTGACCTGATGGCTCCGACGACGAGCACCACGATGCAGCTGGCACTGGGTGACGCGCTAGTGACAGCATTAGTGAACAAAACGAACTTTTCCGGTGAAGACTTTCACGCATTGCATCCTGGTGGGCGGTTGGGGGCTCGTCTGCTGCGTGTTCGCGCGTTGATGCATACAGGACACGAAATCCCACTCTTGCATGAAAACGCCACGTTGTCCGACGCGATCGTCCGCATGACAAGTGGGCGTTTTGGTATTACGGGGGTGGTGGATGCCGAAGAGAAGCTTGTTGGTTCGATCACGGACGGTGATCTGCGGCGCGCTTTCTCGCAAGGGTTCCATGATCGTCCTGCAAAGGGCGTGATGGGCAGAGCGCCACGCATTACCGTGCCGGATGAGTTCGCACATCGCGCGTTGGCTCGCATGAACGCGGATTCGATTACCAGCCTGTTTGTGGTGGAGGATTCCCGTGTGATTGGCATTCTTCACATCCACGATCTGCTGCGCGCAGGACTCGTTTAG
- the kdsA gene encoding 3-deoxy-8-phosphooctulonate synthase — translation MLNTVAIRDVRFSNALPLALIAGPCQMESRAHALEVAFALKEMATRLGIGLVYKSSFDKANRTSANAARGIGLEASLPIFAEIRESLGLPTLTDVHESWQCAEVAQAVDVLQIPAFLCRQTDLLLAAAATGRTVNVKKGQFLSPQEMVHVVKKLGDAKGGVLVTERGTTFGYNTLVTDMRSLPVLAQTNAPVIFDATHSVQQPGGLNGASGGQREFVPVLARAAVAVGVAGVFVETHPDPDHAPSDGPNMIALKNLPQLVEDLMAFDQLAKQRALRG, via the coding sequence ATGTTGAACACAGTTGCAATCAGAGACGTTAGGTTTTCCAACGCACTGCCGCTCGCGTTGATCGCCGGGCCATGCCAGATGGAAAGCCGCGCCCATGCGTTGGAAGTGGCTTTTGCGCTGAAAGAGATGGCGACGCGGCTGGGTATTGGACTGGTGTACAAGTCCAGTTTTGATAAGGCGAACCGTACGAGCGCGAATGCTGCGCGTGGCATAGGGCTGGAAGCATCGCTGCCGATCTTTGCGGAGATTCGCGAAAGTCTTGGATTGCCGACACTGACAGATGTTCACGAATCATGGCAGTGCGCGGAAGTGGCACAGGCTGTGGATGTGTTGCAGATCCCCGCGTTTCTTTGCAGACAGACAGATTTGTTGTTGGCCGCTGCCGCCACCGGAAGAACAGTCAATGTAAAGAAGGGGCAGTTTCTCTCGCCGCAGGAGATGGTGCACGTTGTGAAGAAACTGGGCGATGCAAAGGGTGGTGTTCTTGTTACAGAGCGCGGCACTACCTTTGGTTACAACACGCTGGTGACAGATATGCGTTCGTTGCCTGTGCTGGCCCAGACGAATGCCCCCGTCATCTTTGATGCGACGCATTCTGTGCAGCAGCCAGGCGGATTGAATGGAGCAAGCGGTGGTCAACGTGAGTTTGTTCCTGTGCTGGCGCGCGCTGCTGTGGCGGTTGGGGTCGCCGGTGTGTTCGTTGAGACGCATCCTGATCCTGACCATGCGCCCAGTGATGGTCCGAACATGATCGCGCTGAAGAATCTGCCGCAGTTGGTTGAGGACCTGATGGCGTTTGATCAGCTTGCAAAGCAGCGTGCGCTTCGAGGATGA
- a CDS encoding DegT/DnrJ/EryC1/StrS aminotransferase family protein: MELMSQPTSPPVPILDLSRQYAAVGAEIGAAIADVCSAGRFVLGKEVIELERQISDMTTATEGVGCASGTDALWLAMAALGIGRGDAVVTTPFSFFATVSSILRVEARPILADIDPVTFNLSSVAVADAIAQHEDVRAVMPVHLYGQCADWESFDRMAAENDLLLIEDAAQAFGADWNGTPAGALGHAAAFSFYPTKNLSAWGDAGLTTFRSSTIAERARALRAHGMRRRYYHDEVGWNSRLDTVQAAVLLVKMKYIAQWNEDRRQVAARYHNLFHATSLLGAVEDGGIVLPIADARGTHVWHQYVIRTPRRDELRTYLSGQGIGSEVYYPVPLHMQDALKHLGYREGQFPESEKAAREVLALPMYPELRVDEQERVVAAMQSFFAE, translated from the coding sequence ATGGAACTGATGTCGCAGCCTACTTCACCTCCCGTTCCGATTCTTGACCTTAGTCGTCAATATGCCGCTGTGGGTGCCGAAATTGGTGCAGCTATCGCGGACGTTTGCTCCGCTGGCCGCTTCGTCCTCGGAAAAGAAGTCATTGAGTTAGAACGTCAGATATCCGACATGACAACAGCGACTGAAGGTGTGGGATGCGCGAGCGGTACCGATGCGCTCTGGCTCGCCATGGCGGCGCTGGGGATCGGACGAGGGGATGCTGTGGTGACTACCCCGTTCTCGTTCTTCGCAACGGTCAGCAGCATTCTGCGGGTGGAAGCGCGACCCATTCTGGCAGATATTGATCCGGTGACCTTTAACCTGAGTTCGGTGGCTGTGGCAGACGCGATTGCACAGCACGAAGACGTGCGCGCCGTTATGCCGGTCCACCTCTATGGTCAATGCGCCGACTGGGAAAGCTTCGACCGCATGGCAGCCGAGAATGATCTGCTGCTGATCGAAGATGCGGCGCAGGCCTTTGGCGCGGATTGGAACGGCACGCCTGCGGGTGCGCTTGGGCATGCCGCTGCTTTTTCTTTTTATCCCACAAAGAACCTCAGCGCGTGGGGCGATGCTGGACTGACTACGTTTCGCTCGTCAACGATTGCAGAACGCGCGAGGGCGTTGCGCGCACACGGAATGCGTCGTCGCTATTACCACGATGAGGTGGGTTGGAACTCTCGTCTGGATACGGTTCAGGCGGCGGTACTTCTGGTGAAGATGAAGTATATCGCCCAATGGAATGAGGATCGTAGGCAGGTTGCGGCGCGCTATCACAATCTGTTCCATGCAACGAGCTTGTTAGGGGCGGTGGAAGATGGCGGCATTGTGTTGCCTATAGCCGATGCTCGAGGCACACATGTGTGGCATCAGTATGTGATTCGTACGCCGCGTCGTGATGAACTGCGCACGTATCTTTCAGGGCAGGGGATTGGTAGTGAAGTCTATTATCCCGTCCCATTGCACATGCAGGATGCGTTGAAGCACCTGGGATATCGCGAGGGCCAGTTCCCGGAGAGCGAGAAGGCGGCACGCGAAGTGCTTGCGTTGCCTATGTATCCCGAGCTTCGTGTCGATGAGCAGGAGCGTGTTGTCGCGGCAATGCAGAGCTTCTTTGCCGAGTAG
- the hfq gene encoding RNA chaperone Hfq — protein MDSKPAQNIQDTFLNTVRKDKSAVTIYLVSGVKLTGKIRSFDKYSVLLENNAQEQLIFKHAISTVVSTRGGGVHTDRPHGTHAPVSREHGTEGASAVGGTVGS, from the coding sequence ATGGATTCCAAGCCGGCACAGAATATTCAGGACACCTTCCTGAACACGGTTCGTAAAGACAAGAGCGCAGTGACCATTTATCTGGTTAGCGGCGTCAAGCTGACGGGCAAGATTCGCTCTTTCGACAAGTACTCGGTTCTGCTCGAAAACAACGCGCAGGAACAATTGATTTTTAAGCATGCGATTTCCACTGTGGTGTCGACACGGGGTGGTGGGGTCCACACGGATCGTCCCCATGGAACGCATGCTCCCGTGTCAAGGGAGCATGGCACGGAAGGCGCATCCGCAGTGGGCGGAACGGTAGGCTCCTAA
- the hflX gene encoding GTPase HflX — protein sequence MLARQAASLHDGEEDSPLESVAEMDFDAALAEFQELAASAGAEIAATVIQRRGKPDPATLIGPGKVEELEAVVASSGANLVLFDHDLTPSQLRNLDRALPCRVIDRTQLILDIFARHARTREGHLQVELAQLEYQLPRLAGRGKAMSQLGGGIGTRGPGETKLETDRRRIRARVDRLKEQLENVRRNRRQQRQRREAVPVPTVALVGYTNAGKSTLFNRLTEAGVLESSRMFATLDPKLRQLNLPSRRKVLLSDTVGFIRNLPHALVTSFRATLEEVERAELLLHVRDAASPNLDEQKMQVEKVLAELEVSRTPTIQVLNKIDLLPADDRFDLQRFPAPDTIAVSAHSGEGIETLIAAIEERIGGAEAADPTATATFRIPQREGRILAALEAGCFIERKKYEGNLVTFTASGPSSLLQRYRRYIVQEHGELPESEPTEARPRIRTRTKTSPR from the coding sequence ATGCTGGCTCGGCAGGCCGCAAGCCTCCACGACGGCGAAGAGGACTCTCCTCTGGAGTCGGTTGCGGAGATGGACTTCGACGCCGCACTGGCGGAGTTCCAGGAGCTGGCGGCTTCGGCTGGGGCGGAGATTGCCGCCACCGTGATCCAGCGACGCGGCAAGCCCGATCCCGCCACACTGATTGGGCCGGGTAAGGTGGAGGAGCTGGAGGCCGTTGTGGCCAGCTCTGGCGCCAACCTGGTGCTGTTCGACCATGACCTGACACCATCGCAGCTCCGCAACCTGGATCGCGCGCTTCCCTGCCGCGTGATCGACCGGACGCAGCTCATCCTGGACATCTTCGCCCGTCATGCACGCACCCGCGAGGGGCATCTGCAGGTGGAGCTGGCGCAGTTGGAGTACCAGTTGCCGCGACTGGCGGGACGAGGCAAGGCGATGAGCCAACTTGGCGGCGGTATTGGCACTCGTGGACCGGGTGAAACCAAGCTGGAGACGGACCGTCGGCGCATTCGTGCGCGTGTGGATCGGCTGAAGGAACAGTTGGAGAACGTCCGCCGCAATCGGCGGCAGCAACGGCAGCGGCGTGAGGCTGTTCCTGTTCCTACGGTCGCGCTGGTCGGTTACACCAACGCGGGTAAGAGCACGCTGTTCAACCGGCTGACCGAAGCGGGCGTTCTGGAGTCGTCGCGGATGTTTGCCACTCTGGACCCGAAGCTGCGGCAGTTGAACCTGCCTTCTCGGCGGAAGGTACTGCTGAGCGATACCGTGGGATTTATACGCAATCTGCCACATGCTCTGGTGACCAGCTTCCGCGCCACGCTGGAAGAGGTGGAACGCGCCGAGTTGCTGCTGCATGTTCGCGATGCTGCTTCGCCCAATCTAGATGAGCAGAAGATGCAGGTGGAGAAGGTGCTGGCGGAGCTTGAGGTATCGCGTACGCCGACGATCCAGGTACTGAACAAGATCGACCTGTTGCCCGCGGATGATCGGTTTGACCTGCAGCGGTTTCCTGCGCCGGATACGATTGCCGTCTCTGCACACTCGGGCGAAGGCATTGAGACGCTGATTGCGGCTATCGAGGAACGGATTGGCGGCGCAGAAGCGGCTGATCCGACTGCTACGGCGACCTTCCGGATTCCGCAGCGTGAAGGCCGAATCCTGGCGGCGCTGGAAGCTGGCTGCTTCATTGAGCGGAAGAAGTACGAGGGCAATCTGGTGACGTTTACCGCGAGCGGACCTTCGTCGCTGCTGCAGCGTTATCGGCGCTACATTGTGCAGGAGCACGGTGAATTGCCGGAGAGTGAACCTACTGAGGCGCGGCCAAGGATTCGGACACGCACGAAAACTTCGCCTCGATAA
- a CDS encoding TIGR03435 family protein — protein sequence MREFALFLWLGLSFSVAAAQSPGGPAFEVVSIHIHAQGQPGKIGFYSSPGGGVELDTLKLSRLIGYALDIDDQEVFGVPAWANNVYYDVKAYPPDDSPSRKLNLPGHTATPTPEQRAMILNMLKERFRLQYHEEKVEMPVYILKRGKGPLKLDAPKFPERAADPRGGLVMRGDVVTGEGFGQSLTMGFLVKQLEWPLERPVIDQTGVEGVYDFRVAPIEPENKDKLRGAQLMVDALGLKLAAGRAPVRTIHVDAAAPPTEN from the coding sequence ATGCGCGAATTCGCACTCTTCCTCTGGCTTGGACTTTCGTTCTCTGTTGCTGCGGCCCAGTCTCCTGGTGGGCCAGCGTTCGAGGTGGTGAGCATTCATATCCATGCGCAGGGGCAACCGGGAAAGATCGGTTTTTACAGTTCGCCTGGCGGTGGCGTAGAGCTGGACACCTTAAAGCTTTCAAGGTTGATCGGGTATGCCTTGGATATCGACGACCAAGAGGTATTCGGCGTTCCGGCCTGGGCGAACAATGTGTATTACGACGTGAAGGCCTATCCGCCGGATGATTCTCCAAGCCGAAAACTCAATCTGCCGGGACATACCGCTACACCAACCCCGGAACAGCGCGCGATGATTCTGAACATGCTGAAAGAACGCTTCAGATTGCAGTACCACGAAGAGAAAGTAGAGATGCCCGTTTACATACTGAAACGAGGCAAGGGGCCGCTTAAGCTGGACGCTCCAAAGTTCCCGGAGCGGGCTGCCGATCCGCGTGGTGGGTTGGTGATGCGTGGCGACGTTGTTACGGGCGAGGGATTTGGCCAAAGCCTGACGATGGGCTTTCTGGTGAAGCAATTGGAATGGCCGCTGGAACGTCCGGTGATTGATCAGACCGGAGTCGAGGGAGTCTACGACTTTCGCGTGGCACCCATCGAGCCCGAGAACAAGGACAAGCTTCGTGGAGCGCAGTTGATGGTGGATGCGTTAGGGCTGAAGCTGGCTGCGGGACGCGCGCCGGTGCGAACGATTCACGTCGATGCGGCCGCCCCTCCGACGGAGAATTGA
- a CDS encoding VOC family protein, with translation MSEMPSVGAFAIVPSNDLKAAIPFWERMGFARTGGDANYVIMTGWGCEVHLTQAGTGPWRVPEEHNPFGVFIRTPDVEAVAARVDDLIIRPGGVLRHREWGLYEVGIAGPDGLLVRVGWPSRYFVPFSTPSA, from the coding sequence ATGTCTGAAATGCCGAGCGTTGGTGCGTTTGCGATTGTTCCGAGTAATGATCTGAAAGCCGCGATTCCGTTCTGGGAGCGAATGGGCTTTGCCCGCACGGGTGGCGACGCCAATTACGTGATCATGACGGGCTGGGGATGTGAGGTACATCTGACACAGGCGGGTACTGGGCCATGGCGCGTGCCAGAGGAACACAATCCATTTGGTGTGTTTATTCGTACGCCCGATGTGGAGGCGGTGGCCGCTCGAGTGGATGATTTGATCATTCGTCCCGGTGGTGTCCTGCGACATCGTGAGTGGGGACTGTATGAGGTTGGGATTGCTGGGCCGGATGGATTGTTGGTTCGGGTGGGCTGGCCCTCCCGGTACTTCGTACCGTTCTCGACGCCTTCGGCGTGA
- a CDS encoding GlxA family transcriptional regulator — translation MRRVVIVGLPPVQILDVSGPLEVFSSAPGYTVQLGNPGTDTSLQTNRGIALAGALPIHEITGPIDTLVIAGGPGSETGSYDEDFVAWIADASTRSRRVASICTGAFLLGAAGLIDHKNVVTHWKFCDELARKFPLACVQPDPIYLKDGAIYTSAGITAGIDLSLALVEEDLGHEEALKVARFLVMFLVRPGGQAQFSHMLSHQAITFKPLRELQVWALENLREDLTVEKLAERIGMSPRHFTRVCLRETKMNPGQFVDRMRVEAAQQMIDSSAMGLKEIADACGFSSADAMRRTFLRVLGVTAGEYADRFKSTMA, via the coding sequence ATGCGAAGGGTCGTCATCGTAGGGCTTCCACCGGTACAAATTCTCGATGTCAGTGGTCCGCTTGAAGTGTTTTCAAGCGCGCCCGGATACACCGTGCAACTCGGCAACCCCGGCACTGACACCAGCCTGCAAACCAACAGAGGAATCGCGTTAGCCGGAGCCCTTCCCATTCACGAAATCACCGGCCCAATCGACACTCTGGTGATCGCAGGTGGCCCGGGCTCTGAAACAGGTTCTTACGATGAAGATTTCGTCGCATGGATCGCCGATGCCAGCACACGCTCCCGCCGCGTAGCATCCATCTGCACCGGAGCCTTCCTTCTTGGCGCAGCCGGCCTCATCGATCACAAGAACGTCGTAACGCACTGGAAGTTCTGTGACGAACTTGCCCGAAAGTTTCCTCTCGCGTGCGTTCAACCTGACCCCATTTACCTGAAAGACGGAGCCATCTATACCTCCGCCGGCATCACCGCAGGTATCGATCTTTCTCTGGCCTTAGTGGAAGAAGATCTTGGTCATGAAGAGGCATTGAAGGTCGCACGATTCCTCGTCATGTTCCTCGTTCGCCCGGGCGGACAAGCGCAGTTCAGCCACATGCTCTCGCATCAAGCCATCACATTTAAGCCTCTACGAGAACTGCAGGTGTGGGCGTTAGAGAACCTGCGCGAAGATCTCACCGTAGAAAAACTCGCAGAGCGAATCGGCATGAGCCCACGGCATTTCACACGCGTCTGCCTACGCGAAACAAAGATGAACCCCGGCCAATTCGTAGACCGCATGCGCGTCGAAGCAGCGCAGCAAATGATCGACAGCTCCGCCATGGGCCTGAAAGAAATCGCAGACGCATGCGGCTTCAGCTCAGCAGACGCAATGCGTCGAACCTTCCTGCGAGTACTAGGAGTCACAGCAGGCGAATACGCAGACCGCTTCAAGAGCACGATGGCTTAG
- a CDS encoding HD domain-containing protein gives MTSNTHNILKNAATLTDPALEGLAQGGSEAVTMFRRPKVIIPVPTPAAEFQHVQPGVPDSKLTREATGLLREFSTPLLFNHSHRVFFWANEQGKQAGEKFDAELLFICAAFHDLGLLKKFSSEADRFEVDGANAVRQFLEHHGVPNARIQTAWDAIALHTTPGIVAYKPIEVELLYNGVGLDVLGIGYEDFPQDIREKVVAEYPRVDFKQGIAKAFLGGFEHKTVTAEGTCNEDICSHFLRNYKRSNFYEQIQNSPFQNSEV, from the coding sequence ATGACATCGAACACCCACAACATTCTGAAGAACGCGGCCACACTGACGGATCCTGCGCTGGAAGGTCTTGCTCAAGGCGGGTCAGAAGCGGTGACTATGTTTCGTCGTCCGAAGGTGATCATTCCCGTGCCGACACCTGCCGCTGAATTTCAACATGTGCAGCCGGGCGTACCTGATAGCAAGTTGACGCGCGAAGCGACGGGATTGTTGCGGGAGTTCAGTACTCCGCTGTTGTTCAATCATTCGCACCGCGTTTTCTTTTGGGCGAATGAACAGGGCAAGCAGGCGGGAGAGAAGTTTGATGCGGAGTTGCTTTTCATCTGCGCTGCTTTTCATGATCTTGGGCTGTTGAAGAAGTTCAGCAGTGAGGCCGATCGGTTTGAGGTGGATGGTGCGAATGCTGTGCGGCAATTTTTGGAGCACCATGGAGTGCCGAATGCTCGCATTCAAACAGCGTGGGATGCGATTGCGCTGCATACGACGCCGGGCATTGTGGCCTACAAACCAATTGAGGTTGAGCTGCTTTACAACGGCGTTGGGCTGGATGTGTTGGGTATTGGATATGAGGATTTCCCACAAGACATCCGCGAAAAGGTTGTGGCGGAGTATCCGCGTGTCGACTTCAAACAAGGTATTGCCAAAGCTTTTCTTGGTGGCTTTGAACATAAGACCGTGACGGCGGAAGGCACGTGCAACGAAGACATCTGCTCGCACTTTCTTCGTAACTACAAACGCAGCAATTTTTATGAACAGATTCAGAATTCGCCCTTTCAGAACTCAGAGGTTTAG
- a CDS encoding HD domain-containing protein encodes MSVSRRHLGIPDSVLANEATQILREHSTDLLINHSIRVFLFAAEYGRQSSLRFDTELLYVAAAFHDFGLLKKFSSPDERFEVDGANAARQFLTTHHIPEDDVQLVWEAIALHTTPGITQYMRPEVALLYSGVGLDVLGRGIDTFPEALRNEIVAQYPRKQFKERFIREYFAGFAHKPGSTYGTVNSSVCDRLLPGYKAPNVCDLVAASPFPDSE; translated from the coding sequence ATGTCAGTTTCCCGCCGCCACCTCGGCATCCCTGATTCAGTCCTCGCAAACGAAGCCACTCAAATCCTGCGTGAGCACTCGACCGATCTACTCATCAATCACTCCATCCGCGTCTTCCTGTTCGCGGCGGAATACGGTCGTCAAAGCTCGTTGCGTTTTGACACCGAACTCCTCTACGTCGCAGCCGCCTTCCACGACTTCGGCCTCCTCAAAAAGTTTTCAAGTCCCGATGAGCGATTCGAAGTCGACGGCGCAAACGCAGCCCGCCAGTTCCTCACCACGCATCACATCCCTGAAGACGACGTGCAACTGGTATGGGAAGCCATCGCGCTCCACACCACGCCCGGCATCACGCAATATATGCGGCCAGAGGTCGCGTTGCTTTATTCAGGTGTAGGACTCGACGTACTCGGAAGAGGCATCGATACATTCCCTGAGGCATTGCGAAACGAAATCGTCGCTCAGTACCCGCGCAAACAATTCAAGGAACGCTTCATCCGGGAGTATTTTGCAGGCTTCGCACACAAACCTGGCAGTACGTACGGCACAGTCAACAGCAGCGTGTGCGATCGACTTCTACCAGGCTACAAAGCTCCAAACGTATGCGACCTGGTAGCAGCCTCGCCATTTCCTGACAGCGAATAA
- a CDS encoding N(4)-(beta-N-acetylglucosaminyl)-L-asparaginase: MGLSSTLFSLMPTRRSVLRSGALSVFAGPMLAGATANAEPTFSAPKKPVLITRETGDHSVEEAYQMLLQGEDTLTAALHVCSAREDDPADHSVGYGGLPNEAGVVELDASVMHGPTRRCGAVGGVPEIRHVGQLARTVMERTAHVMLAGQGAHDFAVAEGFVAENLLTEPARKIWLLWKEHGRGFWGPGLDSPEFKLPPDAQRATPPGAITQLPRHPGPEHMPLVKQQIERGLALAKEAGIPESLQRAAVRELLWPTTGTINVSALNPKGEISSATTTSGMAFKIPGRLGDSPIVGAGCFVDPEVGSAGATGNGEENIKVVGAHTIVELMRQGRSPKEAGMEALRRIAKNYNNDMSRLRYLDMIYYILRKDGAYAGVSLWSTRGIESRKKFVVHDGTQRTEPCEYLFEGTTLSIHPF, translated from the coding sequence ATGGGTTTGTCTTCTACACTCTTCTCACTTATGCCGACACGTCGTTCTGTTCTTCGTTCTGGGGCTCTTTCTGTTTTTGCGGGGCCGATGCTTGCGGGAGCCACTGCCAATGCGGAGCCTACGTTTAGTGCGCCGAAGAAGCCTGTGCTGATTACTCGCGAGACGGGTGACCACTCAGTGGAAGAGGCTTACCAGATGTTGCTGCAGGGTGAGGACACGCTGACTGCTGCGCTGCATGTTTGCTCTGCGCGCGAGGATGATCCTGCGGATCACTCGGTGGGGTATGGCGGGTTGCCGAATGAGGCGGGTGTGGTGGAGCTGGATGCTTCGGTGATGCATGGGCCGACGCGTCGTTGTGGTGCGGTGGGTGGTGTGCCGGAGATTCGCCATGTGGGGCAGCTTGCGCGAACGGTGATGGAGCGGACGGCGCATGTGATGTTGGCGGGACAGGGTGCGCATGACTTCGCGGTGGCTGAGGGTTTTGTTGCGGAGAATCTGCTGACGGAACCTGCGCGCAAGATCTGGCTGCTGTGGAAGGAGCATGGTCGCGGCTTCTGGGGGCCGGGGTTGGATTCGCCGGAGTTCAAGCTGCCGCCCGATGCGCAACGTGCGACTCCTCCGGGAGCGATTACGCAACTGCCGCGTCATCCTGGGCCGGAACACATGCCTCTGGTGAAGCAGCAGATTGAACGAGGTCTTGCGCTTGCTAAGGAGGCTGGGATTCCGGAGTCGTTGCAGCGGGCCGCGGTTCGCGAATTGTTGTGGCCTACTACGGGGACGATCAATGTTTCTGCGCTGAATCCGAAGGGTGAGATCAGCAGCGCTACTACGACTTCAGGTATGGCGTTCAAGATTCCGGGACGGCTGGGTGATTCTCCGATTGTGGGTGCGGGATGTTTTGTTGATCCTGAGGTTGGTTCCGCGGGTGCCACAGGCAATGGTGAAGAGAACATCAAGGTGGTGGGTGCTCACACGATTGTGGAACTGATGCGCCAGGGGCGGAGTCCGAAGGAAGCGGGGATGGAAGCGCTTCGTCGCATTGCGAAGAACTACAACAACGACATGAGCCGGCTGCGGTATCTGGACATGATTTACTACATCCTTCGCAAGGATGGCGCGTATGCAGGTGTGAGCCTGTGGAGTACGCGTGGGATTGAGTCGCGGAAGAAGTTTGTGGTGCATGATGGAACGCAGCGGACAGAGCCTTGCGAGTATCTGTTTGAAGGAACCACGCTGAGCATCCATCCGTTTTAG
- a CDS encoding SDR family NAD(P)-dependent oxidoreductase, with translation MKLSGKKALITGGNSGIGLATARLFVLEGAEVAITGRDQTTLDEAILELGSQAHGYKADVTVAEERKKLFADLAKDFGRLDIVFANAGITGRTPVGTADEAVFENVIRVNLNGAFFTVNSAAPLLNDGASVIFNGSVHNYLGQAGVAAYAATKGGVVAMARAIAADLAPRNIRVNTVSPGATRTPIWKRGSRASISAEQSAKVDELFSSTVPLGRWAEADDVAKAVLFLASDDSSYTNAVELMVDGGLTGAPFGAPFLRG, from the coding sequence ATGAAGCTCTCAGGCAAAAAGGCTCTCATCACAGGCGGAAACAGCGGCATCGGTCTCGCCACCGCACGCCTCTTCGTGTTGGAAGGCGCTGAAGTCGCCATCACCGGTCGCGACCAAACAACACTCGATGAAGCAATTCTCGAACTTGGCTCGCAAGCGCATGGCTACAAGGCCGACGTGACCGTAGCAGAGGAACGCAAGAAGTTATTCGCGGATCTAGCCAAAGATTTTGGAAGACTCGACATCGTATTCGCCAACGCCGGAATTACAGGAAGAACACCCGTCGGCACAGCAGACGAAGCGGTGTTTGAGAATGTCATCCGCGTTAATCTCAATGGCGCATTCTTCACCGTCAACTCCGCCGCCCCGCTGTTGAACGACGGCGCCAGTGTCATCTTCAACGGTTCAGTACATAACTATCTGGGCCAGGCCGGAGTAGCTGCCTATGCAGCCACGAAGGGAGGAGTCGTCGCCATGGCTCGTGCCATCGCTGCCGATCTTGCGCCTCGCAACATTCGCGTCAACACAGTCTCGCCCGGAGCCACCAGGACTCCCATCTGGAAGCGCGGATCTCGCGCCTCAATCTCCGCGGAACAGTCCGCCAAGGTAGATGAATTATTTTCCTCAACGGTCCCGTTAGGCCGCTGGGCTGAAGCGGACGACGTCGCGAAAGCCGTACTCTTCCTCGCTTCCGACGACTCGTCTTACACCAACGCCGTTGAGCTAATGGTGGACGGAGGACTAACGGGCGCTCCGTTTGGAGCGCCTTTCCTGCGCGGTTGA